The following proteins are co-located in the Vidua macroura isolate BioBank_ID:100142 chromosome 1, ASM2450914v1, whole genome shotgun sequence genome:
- the PENK gene encoding proenkephalin-A, with amino-acid sequence MALLLRLGCLLLALSACLLPRARADCGRDCAACAYHLGPRAGIHPLACTLECEGKLPSAKAWETCKELLQLAKLDLSEDGNIAPGEKKELDENHLLAKKYGGFMKRYGGFMKKMDELYRAEPEDEANGGEILAKRYGGFMKKDSDDDALANSSDLLKELLGTGDNPEAAHYRELNENDGDVSKRYGGFMRSIKRSPELEDEAKELQKRYGGFMRRVGRPEWWLDYQKRYGGFLKRFADSILPSEEDGETYSKEVPEMEKRYGGFMRF; translated from the exons ATGGCGTTGCTCCTGAGACTCGGCTGCTTGCTGCTGGCCCTCAGCGCCTGCCTGCTCCCGAGGGCGCGGGCCGACTGCGGCCGCGACTGCGCCGCCTGCGCCTACCACCTGGGACCCCGCGCCGGCATCCACCCCCTG GCATGTACACTAGAATGTGAAGGAAAACTGCCTTCTGCCAAAGCCTGGGAGACCTGCAAGGAGCTCTTGCAACTGGCAAAGCTGGATCTTTCTGAGGATGGCAACATTGCTccaggagagaagaaagagctgGATGAGAACCATTTGCTTGCGAAGAAGTATGGAGGCTTCATGAAAAGATATGGGGgtttcatgaagaaaatggatgaGCTCTATAGGGCAGAACCAGAGGATGAAGCTAATGGAGGAGAAATCCTGGCTAAGAGGTATGGAGGGTTTATGAAGAAAGACTCAGATGACGATGCCCTTGCCAACTCCTCTGACCTGCTGAAGGAGCTTCTAGGAACAGGAGATAACCCTGAAGCGGCGCACTATCGAGAGCTAAATGAAAATGACGGCGATGTCAGCAAAAGATATGGAGGCTTCATGAGAAGCATAAAGCGCAGCCCTGAATTGGAAGATGAGGCCAAAGAGCTGCAAAAGAGATACGGTGGCTTCATGAGAAGAGTGGGCAGGCCAGAGTGGTGGCTGGATTACCAGAAACGATATGGTGGGTTCCTTAAGCGCTTTGCCGATTCCATTCTCCCTTcagaagaagatggggaaaCTTATTCCAAAGAAGTCCCAGAGATGGAAAAGAGATATGGTGGTTTTATGAGATTTTAA
- the LOC128809183 gene encoding epidermal retinol dehydrogenase 2-like has translation MFNFRCIQKLLQYLKFFIFLIIENTFCLFPLRKKYFAGEIVLITGSANGIGRQVALKLAPLGVTLVLWDIDDEGNKETSRLAQENGANRVFVYHCDCSRREDVYEQADKVRKEVGDVTILINNADILIGKKFCDLTDEDFEKTFRTNFFSQVWTCKAFLPAMVACNRGHLVSTASGAGLLGLYRQSDYLASKGAIIAMMEAIHSELYHGGKHGIKTTIICPYFISTKLSKGFKSTKPCLFPVYDPEYAASRIVDAIKKEKFYLIMPPAVYLLGLKIFIPRKAVLFLESYIKFPESMEEAFGQKKKN, from the exons ATGTTCAACTTCAGATGCATCCAGAAGTTACTACAGTAcctgaaatttttcatttttttaattattgagAACACCTTCTGTTTATTTCCTCTAcgcaaaaaatattttgctggtgAAATAGTACTTATTACTGGCTCTGCAAATGGGATTGGAAGGCAGGTTGCCTTAAAATTGGCTCCTTTGGGAGTAACCTTGGTTCTGTGGGACATCGATGATGAAGGTAACAAAGAAACAAGCAGATTAGCCCAAGAAAATGGAGCCAACCGGGTGTTTGTCTACCACTGtgactgcagcaggagggaggatgTCTATGAACAGGCAGACAAG gttAGAAAAGAAGTTGGAGATGTTACTATTCTAATCAATAATGCTGACATACTGATTGGGAAAAAGTTCTGTGACCTTACAGATGAAGACTTTGAAAAAACCTTCAGAACCAACTTCTTTTCTCAAGTCTGG ACTTGCAAGGCCTTTCTTCCAGCCATGGTGGCTTGTAACCGTGGGCACCTGGTTAGCACAGCCAGTGGAGCTGGATTACTGGGACTCTACAGGCAGTCAG ATTATTTGGCAAGTAAGGGTGCGATCATTGCAATGATGGAAGCCATACATTCAGAACTGTATCATGGAGGAAAACATGGCATTAAAACCACAATCATTTGCCCTTATTTTATTAGTACTAAGTTAAGCAAAGGCTTCAAAAGCAC AAAACCCTGTTTGTTTCCTGTTTATGATCCAGAGTATGCAGCCAGCAGGATCGTGGATGCaattaaaaaggagaaattttatCTGATCATGCCTCCAGCTGTATACTTACTTGGTCTCAAAAT TTTCATTCCTAGAAAAGCAGTGCTATTCCTCGAGTCTTACATTAAGTTCCCTGAGAGCATGGAAGAAGCCTTTggtcagaagaaaaagaattga